A single region of the Streptomyces sp. NBC_01381 genome encodes:
- a CDS encoding putative leader peptide, with the protein MDRTGIALVSRRHVDLCRMSSAMCPAS; encoded by the coding sequence ATGGATCGCACTGGAATTGCCTTGGTGAGTCGACGTCACGTCGATCTCTGCCGCATGTCCAGCGCCATGTGTCCGGCGAGCTGA
- a CDS encoding GNAT family N-acetyltransferase, whose protein sequence is MSITVTTWSLEQTAPTDLLPAAAPEGDDLRIVRAEIPSPEFSRFLYASVGGDIRWTDRLSLSYDQWQEELGKPGVETWVAYEKGTPAGYVELAAQEGGVVEIVYFGLIPAFRGRRIGGHLLSQGIRRAWDLAERWPELTPTKRVWLHTCSKDGEHAMDNYLRRGFKLFDTKVEQEPDVAAPGPWPGA, encoded by the coding sequence ATGAGCATCACTGTCACCACGTGGTCCCTGGAGCAGACCGCTCCCACCGATCTGCTCCCCGCCGCCGCGCCCGAGGGCGACGACCTGCGGATCGTCCGGGCCGAGATCCCCTCCCCCGAGTTCAGCCGCTTCCTCTACGCCTCCGTCGGCGGCGACATCCGCTGGACGGACCGGCTCTCCCTCTCCTACGACCAGTGGCAGGAGGAGCTCGGGAAGCCGGGCGTCGAGACCTGGGTCGCGTACGAGAAGGGGACGCCGGCTGGATACGTCGAACTGGCGGCGCAGGAGGGCGGTGTCGTCGAGATCGTCTACTTCGGCCTCATCCCCGCCTTCCGCGGCCGCCGCATCGGCGGCCACCTGCTCTCGCAGGGCATCCGCCGCGCCTGGGACCTGGCCGAGCGGTGGCCGGAGCTGACGCCGACGAAGCGGGTGTGGCTGCACACGTGCTCCAAGGACGGGGAGCACGCGATGGACAACTACCTGCGGCGCGGCTTCAAGCTTTTCGATACGAAGGTTGAGCAGGAGCCGGATGTGGCTGCGCCGGGGCCTTGGCCGGGGGCGTAG
- a CDS encoding M36 family metallopeptidase, giving the protein MVRRTPRGLLAAATVTVALATLAAPASASADPQARVFMVNPVQSSGDQTLADDKDSASSVPESAYATAALRHLDASGGLNGKWAYVRSDTGASAKIADAGTYTRHDDQFEQVMAYFWVNESQEYLQSLGFGTELPGANDRAQPVRINQWGADNSFFTDKKAEIRFGKGGVDDAEDAEVVVHEYGHAVHHAQVPGFGTSLEAGSIGEAWGDYLAVSVGAYADAKYGWPAKADLACVADWDSASYSDAPHCLRRIDSDKTYADREGEVHADGEIWSRALFDIRGKLGARTADRIIVNAQFGFAPDTSFEDAAVTTIATAQKMYGKGAADAVRKAFQAREIPGV; this is encoded by the coding sequence ATGGTCCGCCGCACACCCCGCGGCCTGCTCGCCGCGGCCACCGTCACCGTGGCCCTCGCGACGCTTGCCGCACCCGCTTCGGCCTCGGCCGACCCGCAGGCCCGCGTTTTCATGGTCAACCCCGTCCAGTCGTCGGGGGACCAGACCCTCGCCGACGACAAGGACTCCGCGAGCTCCGTTCCCGAGAGCGCCTATGCCACCGCCGCCCTGCGCCATCTCGACGCGAGCGGCGGGCTCAACGGGAAGTGGGCGTACGTCAGATCCGACACCGGTGCCTCCGCCAAGATCGCGGACGCCGGGACGTACACCCGCCACGATGACCAGTTCGAGCAGGTCATGGCGTATTTCTGGGTGAATGAGTCGCAGGAGTATCTGCAGAGCCTCGGCTTTGGGACCGAGCTTCCGGGTGCCAACGACCGTGCCCAGCCCGTCCGTATCAACCAGTGGGGTGCGGACAACTCCTTCTTCACGGACAAGAAGGCCGAGATCCGCTTCGGCAAGGGCGGTGTCGACGACGCCGAGGACGCGGAGGTTGTCGTGCATGAGTACGGGCACGCCGTCCACCACGCACAGGTGCCCGGCTTCGGCACCTCCCTGGAAGCCGGGTCGATCGGCGAGGCCTGGGGCGACTATCTGGCGGTGTCGGTCGGCGCGTACGCGGACGCCAAGTACGGCTGGCCCGCGAAGGCGGACCTCGCCTGTGTCGCCGACTGGGACTCCGCCTCGTACTCGGACGCCCCGCACTGCCTGCGCCGCATCGACAGCGACAAGACGTACGCCGACCGGGAGGGCGAGGTGCACGCGGACGGTGAGATCTGGTCCCGCGCGCTCTTCGACATCCGCGGCAAGCTCGGTGCCCGCACCGCGGACCGGATCATCGTCAACGCCCAGTTCGGCTTCGCGCCCGACACCAGCTTCGAGGACGCGGCCGTGACGACGATCGCGACCGCGCAGAAGATGTACGGCAAGGGCGCGGCGGACGCGGTGCGCAAGGCGTTCCAGGCTCGGGAGATACCTGGCGTGTGA
- a CDS encoding GAF domain-containing protein, with protein MTATSTINLARIATMDCTQAARLLAHVRHAALSGQRPRVMPRPVIGESWGRMLNDGVDPDRDFRSRLLSVEELEERRRTSPLVEVLPLLRNALVSVADAAHHIMVVCDADGRVLWREGNSTVLRKADSLGFELGADWGESIVGTNGIGTPLVVRRPVQVFSAEHFVETHHAWTCTGAPITDPRSGRLIGVVDVSGPLNTMHPATLALVDSVAKLAEARLRENHLTTLDRLRTVAAPVLARLDGRAVAVDGDGWTAAVTGMPPMDRISLPKSLAAGHTWLPSLGTCAVEPLPGGWLLRVEEEPRPLAATRVVLDVSGPRRWSVTVEGGGVGNWTHELSPRHAELLYLLSTHPKGRSASDLAEDMFGDPARTVTVRAELSRVRRYLGGLLAHRPYRFPEDVDVEVLLPDRPANLLPHSTAPTVRRARRVPEP; from the coding sequence ATGACCGCGACGTCGACGATCAACCTCGCGAGGATCGCCACCATGGACTGCACGCAGGCCGCGCGGCTGCTCGCGCATGTCCGCCACGCGGCGCTCTCCGGGCAGCGGCCGCGCGTGATGCCGCGTCCGGTGATCGGTGAGTCCTGGGGTCGCATGCTGAACGACGGGGTCGATCCGGACCGGGACTTCAGGTCCCGGCTGCTCAGCGTCGAGGAGCTGGAGGAGCGGCGCCGCACATCGCCCCTGGTAGAGGTCCTTCCGCTGCTGCGGAACGCGCTCGTCTCGGTGGCGGACGCGGCGCATCACATCATGGTGGTCTGTGACGCCGACGGCCGGGTCCTGTGGCGCGAGGGAAACTCCACGGTGCTGCGCAAGGCCGACTCGCTCGGCTTCGAACTGGGCGCCGACTGGGGCGAGAGCATCGTCGGCACGAACGGCATAGGCACGCCGCTCGTGGTGCGCAGGCCCGTGCAGGTGTTCTCCGCCGAGCACTTCGTGGAGACCCACCACGCGTGGACGTGCACGGGCGCGCCCATCACCGATCCCCGCTCCGGCCGGCTCATCGGCGTCGTGGATGTCAGCGGCCCGCTCAACACGATGCATCCGGCGACGCTCGCCCTGGTCGACTCGGTGGCCAAGCTCGCCGAGGCACGGCTGCGGGAGAACCATCTGACGACGCTCGACCGGCTGCGGACGGTGGCGGCGCCGGTCCTGGCCCGGCTCGACGGTCGCGCCGTCGCGGTGGACGGCGACGGCTGGACGGCCGCGGTCACGGGGATGCCGCCGATGGACCGGATATCCCTGCCCAAGTCCCTTGCCGCAGGACACACTTGGCTGCCCTCGCTCGGCACCTGCGCGGTGGAGCCGCTGCCCGGCGGCTGGCTGCTGCGCGTCGAGGAGGAACCACGGCCGCTCGCCGCGACCCGTGTGGTCCTCGACGTGAGCGGTCCGCGCCGCTGGTCGGTCACCGTCGAGGGCGGCGGCGTCGGCAACTGGACCCACGAACTCAGCCCGCGCCACGCAGAGTTGCTCTACCTCCTCAGTACGCATCCGAAGGGGCGCAGCGCGTCGGACCTGGCCGAGGACATGTTCGGCGACCCGGCTCGCACGGTGACGGTCCGCGCCGAACTGTCCCGCGTACGCCGCTACTTGGGCGGTCTGCTCGCCCACCGCCCGTACCGCTTTCCGGAGGACGTGGACGTCGAGGTGCTGCTTCCCGACCGCCCGGCGAACCTGCTCCCGCACTCGACGGCGCCCACGGTGCGCAGGGCGCGACGGGTCCCGGAGCCTTGA
- a CDS encoding acyl-CoA dehydrogenase family protein, whose amino-acid sequence MAATTHTVTNQAPPLVGYDVFTADRALVEGIERHLDPALLSTAQEQLSELGRAAGSAQAREWGFLANENPPVLHTHDRYGHRVDEVAFHPSWHRLLGKAVSSGLTTAWVRPGGHLRRAAGFLVWSQVEAGHGCPVSMTHAAVPALRADPALAAEWEPKLTSLVYDEGLRPASQKAGVLFGMGMTEKQGGSDVRTNTTRARALAEEGTYELTGHKWFCSAPMSDGFLVLAQTDAGLTCFLVPRVLADGTRNAFAIQRLKDKLGNRSNASSEVEFDGTWARRVGEEGRGVRTIIEMVAATRLDCVVGSAAIMRQSVAQAVHHATYREAFGGKLVDKPLMRNVLADLALESEAATTLALRLAAAYDDGSEQERAFLRIAVPAAKYWVTKRCTPHAVEALEVLGGNGYVEESGMPRLLRESPLNSIWEGSGNVQALDVLRALQREPMALNAFLQEVGSARGADYRLDGAIKGLLTELADLEGVEARARRLVERMATVLQGSLLVRYAPPEVADAFCASRLGGDWGAAFGTLPHTLDLAAVVERAAPRED is encoded by the coding sequence ATGGCAGCCACCACCCACACCGTGACCAACCAGGCTCCGCCCCTGGTGGGATATGACGTCTTTACGGCGGACCGGGCACTTGTAGAGGGAATCGAACGGCATCTCGACCCCGCGCTGCTCAGTACCGCGCAGGAGCAACTCTCCGAACTCGGGCGCGCGGCGGGCTCCGCGCAGGCGCGGGAATGGGGCTTCCTCGCCAATGAGAATCCGCCCGTTCTGCACACCCATGACCGATACGGCCATCGCGTCGACGAAGTCGCCTTCCATCCCTCGTGGCACAGGCTGCTCGGAAAGGCCGTCTCGTCGGGGCTCACCACCGCGTGGGTGCGGCCCGGCGGGCATCTGCGGCGCGCGGCCGGATTCCTGGTGTGGTCGCAGGTGGAGGCGGGTCACGGCTGCCCCGTGTCGATGACGCACGCGGCGGTGCCGGCGCTGCGGGCCGATCCCGCGCTCGCCGCCGAGTGGGAGCCGAAACTGACTTCTCTGGTGTACGACGAAGGTCTTCGGCCCGCATCCCAGAAGGCCGGAGTGCTCTTCGGCATGGGGATGACGGAGAAACAGGGCGGCAGCGACGTACGGACGAATACGACGCGTGCGCGGGCCCTTGCCGAGGAAGGCACCTATGAGCTGACGGGGCACAAGTGGTTCTGTTCCGCTCCTATGTCCGACGGATTTCTCGTGCTCGCGCAGACCGACGCGGGACTCACGTGTTTTCTCGTACCGCGTGTGCTCGCGGACGGAACGCGTAACGCCTTTGCCATTCAGCGGCTCAAGGACAAGCTGGGCAATAGGTCGAACGCGTCGAGCGAGGTCGAGTTCGACGGGACGTGGGCGCGCCGGGTCGGCGAGGAGGGGCGCGGGGTGCGCACCATCATCGAGATGGTGGCGGCGACGCGGCTCGACTGTGTCGTCGGCTCGGCGGCGATCATGCGGCAGTCCGTCGCGCAGGCCGTGCACCACGCCACGTACCGCGAGGCGTTCGGCGGCAAGCTCGTCGACAAGCCGCTGATGCGCAACGTCCTCGCGGATCTGGCCCTGGAGTCGGAGGCGGCCACGACGCTCGCGCTGCGGCTCGCGGCCGCGTACGACGACGGGAGCGAGCAGGAGCGGGCGTTCCTGCGGATCGCGGTGCCGGCCGCGAAGTACTGGGTGACGAAGCGGTGCACGCCGCACGCGGTGGAGGCGCTCGAAGTCCTCGGCGGCAACGGCTACGTCGAGGAGTCGGGTATGCCGCGGCTGCTTCGCGAGTCGCCGCTCAACTCGATCTGGGAGGGCTCGGGGAACGTACAGGCGCTGGACGTGCTGCGGGCGTTGCAACGGGAGCCGATGGCGCTGAACGCCTTTCTCCAGGAGGTCGGTTCGGCCCGCGGCGCCGACTACCGCCTGGACGGCGCGATCAAGGGCCTGCTGACCGAACTGGCCGATCTGGAGGGCGTCGAGGCGCGGGCGCGGCGGCTCGTGGAGCGGATGGCGACGGTGCTGCAGGGCTCGCTGCTCGTGCGGTACGCGCCCCCGGAGGTGGCCGACGCGTTCTGCGCCTCGCGGCTCGGCGGGGACTGGGGCGCGGCGTTCGGGACGCTGCCGCACACGCTCGATCTGGCGGCCGTGGTGGAGCGTGCCGCCCCGCGCGAGGACTGA
- a CDS encoding YihY/virulence factor BrkB family protein: MHQAKETPGRPSGRWNRARALYSNVSKRRTAWLLLKDTVNSCVEYRILGLAAEAAFFTLLSVPPLLLSLIGLLAYVDRWTGANTIASVENNILEASRTVLSDRGVSQIAQPILEDVMRVGRPDVISIGFLFALWSGSRAVNVFIDTITVMYGLDGARGIVKTRLLAFGLFIVALLIGSVALPLMVAGPDAVVQLVPGSTTVVQIVYWPVVILLSIIFLTTLYHVSVPVRSPWVEDMPGALIALGMWVLGSFLLRIYLTSTVEGPTIYGSLAAPVAVLLWIGVSAFAVLVGAAVNAAIDRVWPSVATAAARAANERIREARAVEMVARAAAAREAADPDDPDMPSEFPERWSRFLPPDDVSSRLRTHAKRNGGEEEPPPE; encoded by the coding sequence GTGCACCAGGCAAAAGAAACACCCGGGCGGCCGTCGGGCCGCTGGAACCGGGCCCGCGCTCTCTACAGCAACGTCTCCAAGCGCAGGACTGCCTGGCTGCTGCTCAAAGACACGGTCAACTCATGCGTGGAATACCGGATCCTGGGCCTGGCGGCCGAGGCGGCGTTCTTCACCCTCCTCTCCGTGCCGCCGCTGCTGCTCAGCCTGATCGGCCTGCTCGCGTACGTGGACCGCTGGACCGGCGCGAACACGATCGCCAGCGTGGAGAACAACATCCTGGAGGCGTCCCGCACGGTCCTGTCCGACAGGGGCGTCAGCCAGATCGCGCAGCCGATACTGGAGGACGTGATGCGGGTCGGCAGGCCCGATGTCATCTCCATCGGCTTCCTCTTCGCCCTGTGGTCGGGCTCGCGCGCGGTGAACGTCTTCATCGACACGATCACGGTCATGTACGGCCTCGACGGCGCGCGCGGCATCGTCAAGACCCGGCTGCTCGCCTTCGGGCTGTTCATCGTGGCGCTGCTGATCGGTTCGGTGGCGCTGCCGCTGATGGTGGCGGGGCCCGACGCGGTGGTCCAACTGGTGCCGGGCTCCACGACGGTGGTGCAGATCGTGTACTGGCCGGTGGTGATACTCCTGTCGATCATCTTCCTCACGACGCTGTACCACGTGTCAGTGCCGGTGCGCTCGCCCTGGGTGGAGGACATGCCGGGCGCGCTGATCGCCCTCGGCATGTGGGTCCTCGGCAGCTTCCTTCTCCGCATCTACCTGACCAGCACGGTCGAAGGCCCCACGATCTACGGCTCGTTGGCGGCGCCGGTGGCGGTGCTGCTGTGGATCGGCGTCTCGGCGTTCGCGGTCCTCGTGGGCGCCGCCGTGAACGCGGCGATCGACCGGGTGTGGCCGTCCGTCGCCACGGCGGCGGCGCGGGCCGCGAATGAGCGGATCCGTGAGGCGCGGGCGGTGGAGATGGTTGCTCGCGCCGCCGCCGCGCGGGAAGCGGCGGACCCCGACGATCCGGACATGCCCTCCGAGTTCCCCGAGCGCTGGTCGCGGTTCCTTCCGCCGGACGATGTGTCGTCGCGGCTGCGGACGCATGCGAAGCGGAACGGGGGCGAGGAGGAGCCGCCGCCGGAGTAG
- a CDS encoding NmrA family NAD(P)-binding protein: MTENALNTQQAQQSQNKTVLVTGASGKTGRRVAEAAEAAGFTVRAASRSGAVRFDWYDPTTWEAALRGADAAYLAYQPDVGAPGAGDAVGALARQAVALGVRRIVLLSARGEDQAEPAERAVRESGAQWTVVRASWFAQNFSEAPLLDGMRAGELVFPAGEVLEPFIDTRDIADVVVAVLGAADDRYAGQVVEVSGGRLLSFRDAVAEISAAAGREIRYVPVSAREYGGALTEYGVPAEEAEFLIELFETNLDGRNARLSEGVQRILGRAPRDFADFAREHAELGIWKA, from the coding sequence ATGACAGAGAACGCGTTGAACACGCAGCAGGCACAGCAGTCGCAGAACAAGACGGTGTTGGTCACGGGCGCTTCCGGCAAGACCGGGCGCCGGGTCGCGGAGGCCGCCGAGGCGGCCGGGTTCACGGTGCGGGCCGCTTCGCGGTCGGGCGCGGTGCGCTTCGACTGGTACGACCCCACGACGTGGGAGGCAGCGCTGCGGGGCGCGGACGCGGCGTACCTCGCGTACCAGCCGGACGTCGGGGCGCCCGGCGCGGGCGACGCGGTGGGCGCGCTGGCCCGGCAGGCGGTGGCGCTCGGTGTGCGCCGGATCGTGCTGCTCTCGGCACGGGGCGAGGACCAGGCGGAGCCGGCCGAGCGGGCGGTGCGGGAGTCCGGCGCGCAGTGGACGGTCGTACGGGCCAGCTGGTTCGCCCAGAACTTCAGCGAGGCGCCGCTGCTCGACGGGATGCGGGCCGGGGAGCTGGTGTTCCCTGCCGGGGAGGTGCTCGAACCGTTCATCGACACGCGGGACATCGCGGATGTGGTGGTGGCGGTGCTGGGCGCGGCGGACGACCGCTACGCGGGGCAGGTGGTGGAGGTATCCGGGGGACGCTTGCTGTCGTTCCGGGACGCGGTGGCGGAGATTTCGGCGGCTGCGGGGCGGGAGATTCGGTATGTGCCGGTTTCCGCCCGGGAGTACGGGGGTGCTCTCACGGAGTACGGGGTGCCGGCGGAGGAGGCGGAATTCCTGATCGAACTCTTCGAGACGAATCTGGATGGGCGCAATGCGCGCCTCTCCGAGGGGGTTCAGCGGATTCTGGGGCGTGCCCCGCGTGACTTCGCGGATTTCGCTCGGGAGCATGCGGAACTGGGCATCTGGAAGGCGTGA
- a CDS encoding AraC family transcriptional regulator — protein MDVLAGLLEGPRARGAFMIRACFEPPWSVRIADEAPLSVMIMVRGTAWIVPEDGAAPQLIRPGDVAIARGPDHYTCADDPATRPLAEIQPGERCTPLGGAPFGQYKDLGLRAWGQSLDSPVEMLIGTYQARGEITGRLLDALPPLLVLPTDVWDCPLTPLLADEIAKDEPGQDVVLDRLLDLLMIASLRAWFSRPEAAAPAWYKAMGDPVVGQAIRLLQDDPAHPWTIAALAAKAGVSRAALARRFTELVGEPPMAYLTGWRLALAADLLRDGEQTIAAIARRVGYGSAFALSSAFKRVYGVSPQEHRSRAA, from the coding sequence ATGGACGTACTCGCAGGCTTGCTGGAGGGCCCGCGCGCGCGGGGAGCCTTCATGATCCGGGCGTGCTTCGAACCGCCCTGGTCGGTCCGCATCGCGGACGAAGCGCCGCTCTCGGTGATGATCATGGTCCGTGGCACTGCCTGGATCGTGCCCGAGGACGGGGCCGCGCCCCAGCTGATCCGCCCCGGCGACGTCGCCATCGCCCGCGGCCCCGACCACTACACCTGCGCCGACGACCCGGCGACGCGACCGCTCGCCGAGATCCAGCCGGGCGAGCGCTGCACGCCGCTGGGCGGCGCCCCGTTCGGGCAGTACAAGGATCTGGGTCTGCGGGCCTGGGGGCAGTCGCTCGACAGTCCTGTCGAGATGCTGATCGGGACCTATCAGGCGCGCGGCGAGATCACCGGACGGCTGCTCGACGCGCTGCCCCCGCTGCTCGTGCTGCCCACCGACGTGTGGGACTGCCCGCTCACCCCGCTGCTCGCCGACGAGATCGCCAAGGACGAGCCGGGCCAGGACGTCGTCCTCGACCGGCTGCTCGACCTGCTGATGATCGCCTCGCTGCGCGCCTGGTTCTCGCGGCCGGAGGCGGCGGCCCCCGCCTGGTACAAGGCGATGGGCGACCCGGTCGTGGGGCAGGCGATCCGGCTGCTCCAGGATGATCCGGCGCACCCCTGGACCATCGCCGCGCTCGCCGCGAAGGCGGGGGTCTCGCGGGCCGCGCTCGCCCGGCGGTTCACCGAACTCGTGGGCGAGCCGCCGATGGCGTATCTGACGGGCTGGCGGCTCGCGCTCGCCGCCGATCTGCTGCGGGACGGCGAGCAGACGATCGCCGCGATCGCCCGCCGCGTCGGGTACGGCAGCGCGTTCGCCCTGTCCAGCGCCTTCAAGCGGGTGTACGGGGTCAGCCCCCAGGAACACCGGTCGCGAGCGGCGTAG
- a CDS encoding helix-turn-helix domain-containing protein: MVYAERPSRVAGAVLWTRTGAADARSVRPVLPDGCMDLLWSGGRLLVAGPDTRAYHPGPEAAADRYVGIRFYPGTAPAFLGVPAHELRDRRVELADLWPSAEARRLTERMDAARDPVTALESLALERAGRAEPPDPLIAYVVKSLEAGRSIAATAAEAGVNTRLLHRRSLAAFGYGPKTLGRVLRLQRALALAWEGVPYAQTAAVAGFADQAHLARDVKELTGMPLGELLRGR; this comes from the coding sequence ATGGTGTACGCCGAGCGGCCGTCCCGCGTGGCCGGCGCGGTGCTGTGGACCCGCACCGGCGCCGCCGACGCCCGGAGCGTGCGGCCCGTCCTGCCCGACGGCTGCATGGACCTGCTCTGGTCCGGCGGCAGGCTCCTGGTCGCGGGCCCTGACACCCGCGCGTACCACCCGGGTCCGGAGGCGGCCGCCGACCGTTACGTCGGCATCCGCTTCTACCCCGGCACCGCCCCCGCCTTCCTCGGTGTCCCCGCGCACGAACTGCGCGACCGGCGCGTCGAGTTGGCCGACCTGTGGCCGTCCGCCGAGGCGCGCAGGCTGACCGAGCGGATGGACGCGGCCCGGGACCCGGTGACCGCCCTGGAGTCCCTCGCCCTGGAGCGCGCGGGCCGCGCGGAGCCGCCGGACCCGCTGATCGCGTACGTCGTCAAGTCCCTTGAGGCGGGGCGGAGCATCGCGGCGACCGCCGCGGAGGCGGGCGTCAACACCCGCCTCCTGCACCGGCGTTCACTCGCCGCGTTCGGCTACGGCCCCAAGACCCTCGGCCGGGTGCTGCGACTGCAGCGCGCACTCGCCCTGGCCTGGGAAGGAGTGCCGTACGCGCAGACCGCGGCCGTCGCGGGCTTCGCCGACCAGGCCCATCTGGCCCGCGACGTCAAGGAGTTGACGGGAATGCCGCTGGGCGAACTACTGCGCGGACGCTAG
- a CDS encoding VOC family protein: protein MTPRFDLVGLVVSDMAAALEFYRRLGLDFPAGSDRQPHVEAALPGGLRIAFDTEETIRSFVQDWEPPQGAGRIGLAFHCETPGGVDAAFAELTGAGYRSELKPFDAAWGQRYATVLDPDGNGVDLFAPLASAQ, encoded by the coding sequence ATCACGCCCCGCTTCGATCTCGTCGGCCTCGTCGTCTCGGACATGGCCGCCGCCCTTGAATTCTACCGCCGCCTAGGTCTCGACTTCCCGGCCGGATCTGACCGCCAACCGCATGTGGAGGCGGCACTGCCGGGCGGTCTGCGGATCGCCTTCGACACGGAGGAGACGATCCGCTCGTTCGTCCAGGACTGGGAGCCGCCGCAGGGCGCGGGCCGCATCGGTCTCGCCTTCCACTGCGAGACACCCGGGGGCGTCGACGCCGCCTTCGCGGAGCTGACCGGTGCCGGATATCGCAGTGAGCTCAAGCCGTTCGACGCGGCGTGGGGCCAGCGGTACGCGACCGTCCTGGACCCGGATGGCAATGGCGTGGACCTGTTCGCGCCTCTAGCGTCCGCGCAGTAG
- a CDS encoding DUF4389 domain-containing protein, translated as MCAMPTATAPSKYPPSPVRLEADYAPALSRWLWLVKWLLAIPHYVVLLFLWIGFLLVTVVAFFAVLITGGYPRALFDFNVGVLRWSWRVEYYAYGSLGTDRYPPFTLRDVPDYPAHLDIAHPEHLSRGLVLVKSWLLVLPQLLVAALMSGGYRFNGGLAGLLAFYAGVSLLFTGRYPRGMYDLNMGLHRWVARVMAYGLLLTDVYPPYRLDQGEREPLG; from the coding sequence ATGTGCGCCATGCCCACGGCGACCGCACCGAGCAAGTACCCGCCTAGCCCCGTACGCCTGGAGGCCGATTACGCCCCCGCGCTCTCCCGCTGGCTCTGGCTGGTGAAGTGGCTGCTCGCGATACCGCACTACGTCGTGCTGCTCTTCCTCTGGATCGGCTTCCTCCTGGTCACCGTCGTGGCGTTCTTCGCGGTCCTGATCACCGGCGGTTATCCGCGGGCGCTGTTCGACTTCAACGTCGGTGTGCTGCGCTGGAGTTGGCGCGTCGAGTACTACGCGTACGGATCGCTCGGCACCGACCGCTATCCGCCCTTCACCCTGCGGGACGTCCCCGACTATCCGGCCCACCTGGACATCGCGCACCCCGAGCACCTCTCCCGCGGCCTGGTCCTCGTCAAGAGCTGGCTGCTCGTCCTGCCCCAGCTCCTGGTGGCCGCGCTGATGTCGGGCGGCTACCGCTTCAACGGCGGGCTCGCCGGGCTCCTCGCCTTCTACGCCGGAGTCTCGCTGCTCTTCACGGGCCGCTACCCGCGGGGCATGTACGACCTCAACATGGGTCTGCACCGCTGGGTCGCGCGCGTCATGGCGTACGGCCTGCTGCTCACGGACGTGTATCCGCCGTACCGCCTCGATCAGGGGGAGCGGGAGCCCCTTGGCTGA